A region from the Tahibacter amnicola genome encodes:
- a CDS encoding BON domain-containing protein produces the protein MRRHILTLATAVALACGLVAPTQANQEKGKSVEQTLSDANKEGRIWASFALNRHLDAFDFDIDVNGDTATLGGTVTEPIDKELAEQVALSVSGVKDVVNNIKVDASYQPKPRTHSERSVAQMTEDATITARVKSKLLWSEHTEGMAIDVDTKNNVVTLNGKVDTNASKDLAERYAANTSGVRKVVNALVVGGEAVARKEPASDQPLSDAWITTKVRSSLLFSRPLMDDDIDVNTSNGVVTLTGAVEGAKERSLAIEIADNIRGTKRVDASHLSTRR, from the coding sequence ATGCGCAGGCATATTCTGACCCTGGCGACGGCCGTTGCCCTGGCTTGCGGTCTGGTCGCCCCCACCCAGGCGAATCAGGAAAAAGGAAAGTCAGTCGAGCAGACCTTGAGCGATGCCAACAAGGAAGGTCGCATCTGGGCCAGCTTCGCGCTCAATCGCCACCTGGACGCGTTCGATTTCGATATCGACGTCAACGGCGACACCGCCACCCTGGGCGGCACCGTCACCGAGCCGATCGACAAGGAGCTGGCCGAACAGGTCGCCCTGAGCGTGAGCGGCGTGAAGGACGTGGTCAACAACATCAAGGTGGACGCGAGCTACCAGCCCAAGCCGCGCACGCACAGTGAGCGCAGCGTCGCGCAGATGACCGAGGACGCCACCATCACCGCCCGGGTGAAGAGCAAGCTCCTGTGGAGCGAGCACACCGAGGGCATGGCGATCGACGTGGACACCAAGAACAATGTCGTCACGCTCAACGGCAAGGTCGATACCAATGCCAGCAAGGACCTGGCCGAACGCTATGCCGCCAATACCAGCGGCGTGCGCAAGGTCGTCAACGCCCTGGTGGTCGGCGGCGAGGCCGTAGCGCGGAAGGAACCTGCGTCGGACCAGCCCTTGTCGGACGCCTGGATCACCACCAAGGTGCGCTCGTCGCTGCTGTTCTCGCGTCCGCTGATGGACGATGACATCGACGTGAACACCAGCAACGGCGTGGTGACCCTCACCGGTGCCGTCGAAGGTGCGAAGGAACGTTCGCTGGCAATCGAGATCGCCGACAACATCCGCGGCACCAAGCGCGTGGATGCCAGCCATCTGTCAACCCGTCGCTGA
- a CDS encoding low affinity iron permease family protein, with protein MSDGIKARVAAVHRGNQRSFFDRLANRVTRVVGSSIAFSLASLSIFIWAVSGPFFNYSQNWQLLVNTTTTIVTFLMVFIIQQSQNKDSVAVHLKLNELLASHKGASNRLVAIEDLDESELEILREFYCRLAELAEKRRALGETHSLDEAHAADEKKHGEAGKSAD; from the coding sequence ATGAGTGATGGCATCAAAGCACGCGTTGCCGCCGTGCACCGCGGCAATCAGCGTTCCTTCTTCGACCGCCTGGCCAACCGGGTGACGCGCGTGGTCGGCTCTTCGATAGCCTTCTCGCTGGCCAGTCTGTCGATATTCATCTGGGCGGTCAGCGGCCCGTTTTTCAACTATTCCCAGAACTGGCAGCTGCTGGTGAATACGACCACCACCATCGTCACCTTCCTGATGGTGTTCATCATCCAGCAGTCGCAGAACAAGGACAGCGTCGCCGTCCACCTCAAACTCAACGAACTGCTCGCTTCGCACAAAGGGGCAAGCAACCGACTCGTGGCGATTGAAGACCTGGACGAATCGGAGCTGGAAATTCTGCGCGAGTTCTACTGTCGCCTGGCCGAGCTGGCCGAGAAGCGTCGCGCCCTGGGCGAAACGCACTCGCTGGACGAAGCGCATGCGGCCGACGAGAAGAAGCACGGCGAGGCCGGCAAATCGGCCGATTGA
- a CDS encoding entericidin A/B family lipoprotein, with protein sequence MNTVFKTSALLLGLVAALAPLTACHTVKGAGKDIERAGEEIQEASDDVRKGKDRSQN encoded by the coding sequence ATGAACACCGTATTCAAGACTTCGGCTTTGCTGCTCGGGCTGGTCGCCGCGCTTGCGCCGCTGACCGCCTGCCACACCGTCAAGGGCGCCGGAAAGGATATCGAGCGCGCCGGTGAGGAGATCCAGGAAGCCTCGGACGACGTCCGCAAGGGCAAGGACCGCAGCCAGAACTGA
- a CDS encoding ATP-binding protein, whose translation MDNPPGEPTPAPQSSSWEGWQRYLLLSALALLLLGGVGWTAFSASNQLRRTLNEVIALQEATKELALLLQLTVDLEGGQRGYLLTGDESYLAPYQNAEAAVQRQLDVVNESLQGYSEAAEELAAIRRSLAMRRADLATSIRLYREEGPKAALDQMRQHLGREAMEDIRAAIRRVSVDARSIIVEKQASIEDIITSRNITIFWALAMAVAASLAGVVLLRRHLRALAAEERLRAEKDRSDRASREKSIFLANMSHEIRTPMNAIFGFSQLLAERVTDPEQRRYVDAIVTSGRSLLALINDVLDLSKIEAGRLDVRAAPMSLRETIDSVVLVFSQFANEKGLRLAARVDSSVPEGLELDQARLRQMLFNLVGNAVKYTDEGHVLVRASALPDGDDETRLTCLIEIEDTGIGIDPSDHERIFDPFAQAQTSTPREGTGLGLSITRRLARLMNGEVTVDSIPGRGSCFRLRLAKVAIAVLPSAPGPIATELAELPAATILVVDDVALNRQLIEAMFRGSAHRLLEAEGGLQAVELAQTYRPQIILMDIRMPDLDGVAALEQIRAIPSLADTRVVAVTASSLLGEEERLRERFDGYVRKPISREVLFAELRRLWPQGVHVAMDPAALTRPQELPGVLATLEGLERETWPALRASLAVRETARLADELAELAQRCGSRRLDEYADRLKAAAASFDPAALDSALSEFPQQRAALAAYATDTTDAA comes from the coding sequence ATGGACAACCCGCCCGGTGAACCCACCCCCGCACCGCAGTCGTCCAGTTGGGAAGGATGGCAGCGCTATTTGCTGCTCTCGGCGCTGGCGCTGCTCCTGCTTGGCGGCGTGGGCTGGACGGCGTTCTCGGCCAGCAATCAGTTGCGGCGCACACTCAACGAAGTCATCGCCTTGCAGGAAGCCACCAAGGAGCTGGCGCTCCTGCTGCAGCTGACGGTCGACCTGGAAGGCGGCCAGCGCGGCTACCTGCTGACCGGCGACGAAAGTTACCTGGCGCCGTACCAGAACGCGGAAGCGGCGGTGCAACGCCAGCTGGACGTCGTCAATGAAAGCCTGCAAGGGTATTCGGAAGCGGCGGAGGAACTGGCCGCGATCCGCCGCAGCCTGGCCATGCGACGGGCTGACCTGGCCACCAGCATCCGCCTGTACCGCGAGGAAGGTCCGAAGGCGGCGCTGGACCAGATGCGCCAGCACCTCGGCCGCGAAGCCATGGAAGACATCCGCGCCGCCATCCGGCGCGTCTCGGTCGATGCCCGCAGCATCATCGTGGAGAAGCAGGCGAGCATCGAGGACATCATCACCTCGCGCAATATCACCATTTTCTGGGCACTGGCGATGGCGGTGGCCGCCAGTCTCGCCGGGGTGGTCCTGCTGCGCCGCCACCTGCGCGCCCTGGCCGCCGAGGAGCGCCTGCGCGCCGAAAAGGACCGCTCCGACCGCGCCAGCCGTGAGAAGAGCATCTTCCTGGCCAACATGAGCCATGAAATCCGTACGCCGATGAATGCCATCTTCGGCTTCAGCCAGCTCCTGGCCGAACGGGTGACCGACCCGGAACAGCGCCGCTACGTCGACGCCATCGTCACCAGTGGTCGTTCGCTGCTGGCGCTGATCAACGACGTGCTGGACCTGTCCAAGATCGAGGCCGGCCGCCTGGACGTGAGAGCCGCGCCGATGAGCCTGCGCGAGACGATCGACAGCGTCGTGCTGGTGTTTTCACAGTTTGCCAATGAGAAAGGGCTGCGCCTGGCTGCCCGGGTCGATTCCAGCGTGCCCGAGGGGCTGGAACTGGACCAGGCGCGGCTGCGCCAGATGCTGTTCAACCTGGTCGGCAACGCGGTGAAGTACACCGACGAGGGCCATGTACTGGTGCGCGCCAGCGCCCTGCCGGACGGCGACGACGAGACCCGCCTGACCTGTCTTATCGAAATCGAGGATACGGGCATTGGAATCGACCCCTCCGATCACGAGCGCATCTTCGATCCGTTTGCCCAGGCCCAGACGAGCACTCCGCGCGAAGGCACGGGCCTGGGCCTTTCGATCACCCGGCGTCTGGCGCGCCTGATGAACGGCGAGGTCACCGTGGACAGCATTCCCGGCCGCGGCTCGTGTTTCCGGCTGCGCCTGGCCAAGGTGGCAATCGCCGTGCTGCCGTCGGCGCCCGGGCCGATTGCCACCGAGCTGGCGGAACTGCCGGCGGCGACTATCCTCGTTGTCGATGATGTCGCGCTCAATCGCCAGCTGATCGAGGCCATGTTCCGCGGGTCCGCCCACCGGTTGCTCGAAGCGGAGGGGGGCTTGCAAGCGGTCGAACTGGCACAAACCTACCGGCCGCAGATCATCCTGATGGACATTCGCATGCCTGACCTGGACGGCGTCGCCGCACTGGAGCAGATCCGCGCGATCCCCTCGCTGGCCGATACCCGCGTCGTGGCGGTGACGGCATCGAGCCTCCTGGGCGAGGAGGAACGCCTGCGCGAACGCTTTGACGGCTACGTGCGCAAACCCATCTCGCGCGAGGTGCTGTTCGCCGAACTGCGCCGGCTGTGGCCGCAGGGTGTTCATGTCGCGATGGATCCTGCGGCCCTCACCCGGCCGCAGGAGCTGCCGGGAGTGCTCGCAACGCTCGAGGGCCTTGAGCGCGAGACCTGGCCGGCGCTGCGGGCCAGCCTGGCAGTGCGTGAAACGGCACGGCTGGCCGATGAACTGGCCGAGCTGGCGCAGCGCTGCGGTTCACGCCGGCTCGATGAGTACGCCGACAGACTCAAGGCCGCGGCGGCCAGCTTTGATCCCGCGGCCCTGGACAGCGCGCTGTCGGAATTTCCCCAACAACGGGCCGCACTGGCGGCCTATGCAACGGATACCACTGATGCCGCTTAG
- a CDS encoding hybrid sensor histidine kinase/response regulator, whose translation MPLSAPSREPLVLVVDDQPANIQLLGQVLSAAGYEVMPAASGEQALARAQARQPDLVLLDMIMPGMDGFEVCRRLHSEVALAEVPVIFLTAATERDFLVRAFEFGAVDYITKPFFAEELLARVRTHVNLKRANDHLRRIVREREDVTAIVAHDLKNPISNVRFAAQMLRRAGSTADRQVSLIEDIVSCCDEAIEFIQRFLQRRAEIERLRSMVLAPVDLGQLVERAIARQAVAAEAKNLTLSRSGEPLAAQADIAALRNVMQNLLSNAIRYAPVGSEIETRIDADRPGHARVFVMDRGPGIPESERTKLFQRFVRIARTDSTVDDSLSTGLGLAIAKGDIEQMGGYLWYEPRQGGGSVFAFELPLAQAITA comes from the coding sequence ATGCCGCTTAGTGCTCCCTCGCGCGAACCACTGGTTCTCGTCGTCGATGACCAACCGGCCAACATCCAGCTCCTCGGGCAGGTGCTGTCGGCAGCCGGTTACGAGGTCATGCCCGCCGCCTCGGGCGAGCAGGCGCTGGCCCGCGCGCAGGCGCGGCAGCCGGACCTGGTGCTGCTGGACATGATCATGCCCGGCATGGACGGCTTCGAAGTGTGCCGGCGCCTGCACAGCGAAGTCGCACTGGCCGAGGTGCCGGTGATCTTCCTCACCGCGGCCACAGAACGCGATTTCCTCGTGCGCGCCTTCGAGTTCGGCGCCGTCGACTACATCACCAAGCCCTTCTTCGCCGAGGAGCTGCTTGCGCGGGTGCGCACGCATGTGAATCTCAAGCGCGCCAACGACCACCTGCGCCGCATCGTGCGCGAGCGCGAGGACGTCACCGCCATCGTCGCGCACGACCTGAAGAACCCGATTTCCAACGTCCGCTTCGCCGCGCAGATGCTGCGCCGCGCCGGCAGCACGGCCGACCGCCAGGTCTCCCTGATCGAAGACATCGTCAGCTGCTGCGACGAAGCAATCGAATTCATCCAGCGCTTCCTGCAGCGGCGCGCCGAAATCGAGCGCCTGCGCTCGATGGTGCTGGCACCGGTCGACCTGGGCCAGCTGGTCGAACGCGCGATTGCCCGCCAGGCCGTCGCCGCCGAGGCCAAGAACCTCACGCTGTCGCGCAGCGGCGAACCCCTGGCGGCGCAGGCGGACATTGCCGCGTTGCGCAACGTGATGCAGAACCTGCTCTCCAACGCCATCCGGTATGCGCCGGTTGGCTCGGAAATCGAGACGCGCATCGATGCCGACCGGCCAGGCCACGCGCGCGTGTTTGTGATGGATCGGGGTCCGGGCATTCCCGAAAGCGAGCGCACCAAGCTGTTCCAGCGCTTCGTGCGCATCGCGCGTACCGACAGCACGGTTGACGATTCACTCTCCACGGGCCTGGGTCTGGCCATCGCCAAGGGCGATATCGAGCAGATGGGCGGCTACCTGTGGTACGAGCCGCGCCAGGGCGGCGGCAGCGTGTTCGCATTCGAATTGCCGCTGGCGCAGGCCATCACGGCCTGA
- a CDS encoding CsbD family protein gives MNNDIIEGKWKQIAGRVKTTWNKLTDDDLGVAEGHRDYLIGKLQERYGWAKDQAESEVRKFEQAL, from the coding sequence ATGAACAACGACATCATCGAGGGGAAATGGAAGCAGATCGCCGGCCGCGTCAAGACGACGTGGAACAAGCTCACGGACGATGATCTCGGGGTGGCGGAAGGACATCGCGACTACTTGATCGGCAAGCTGCAGGAGCGCTACGGCTGGGCCAAGGATCAGGCCGAGAGCGAAGTGAGGAAGTTCGAACAGGCGCTGTAG
- a CDS encoding PA2169 family four-helix-bundle protein — protein MSDTTGKLKDLIELLHDGEKFYTEAATKVKVPAFANLFARMARMKQAIANDLSTQVGSHGEKAPTGGTMFGALRQLYTDIRASMSRDAEAVYVAQLEQTEDRILEAFRDELTKSDNVEVRNIAERHYPEIKRAHDEMRDLKSRLAA, from the coding sequence ATGAGCGATACCACCGGAAAGTTGAAAGACCTGATCGAGTTGCTGCACGACGGTGAGAAGTTCTACACCGAGGCAGCGACGAAGGTGAAGGTGCCGGCCTTTGCCAACCTGTTCGCGCGAATGGCGCGCATGAAGCAGGCGATTGCCAATGACCTGTCCACGCAGGTCGGCTCGCACGGCGAGAAAGCGCCGACGGGCGGCACCATGTTCGGTGCGCTGCGCCAGCTGTACACGGACATCCGCGCCAGCATGAGCCGTGACGCCGAAGCCGTGTACGTGGCCCAGCTGGAGCAGACGGAAGATCGCATCCTGGAAGCCTTCCGCGATGAGCTGACCAAGAGTGACAACGTGGAAGTACGCAATATCGCCGAACGGCATTACCCGGAGATCAAGCGCGCCCATGACGAGATGCGCGATCTCAAGAGCCGCCTCGCGGCCTGA
- a CDS encoding DUF1328 family protein codes for MLHYAVVFLIVALIAAVLGFGGIAGAAAGIAKILFFVFLVLFVISLVTGRRRV; via the coding sequence ATGTTGCACTACGCCGTCGTGTTCTTGATCGTCGCCCTTATTGCGGCCGTGCTCGGGTTTGGCGGAATCGCAGGGGCCGCTGCGGGAATCGCGAAGATCCTGTTCTTCGTCTTCCTCGTACTCTTCGTGATTTCGCTGGTGACCGGCCGCAGAAGGGTCTGA
- a CDS encoding sigma-54-dependent transcriptional regulator: protein MSDVSSVPRERVLLIDDDSTVLRNFRLCLEDAGYQVNTAHNASSALSAVARSVFDVCVLDLHIGDESGLDLLPQLRAAAPWMRVVMATAESDASIAVATMRSGAADYLIKPCSPEQLLHAIARQIDARRMERRIEELEDRRNEPALESVESANPLMARMLEIARQAAESDATILILGESGTGKNVLARAIHNWSNRRKAAFATVNCPSLSAELLESELFGHVKGAFTGAHDHRQGRVQVAEGGTLFLDEIGEFPLSLQPKFLRFLQDREYERVGDPRTRKADVRLIAATNRDLAASVAEGTFRGDLYYRLNVISLTVPALRERPEDVMPLARNLLTSLVARYRRPARRFSDSATNAMMTYSWPGNVRELANAIERAVILCAGEEISYEHLPFAAAGMTASIASATPRAGDPVTIEQLERAHIEAILGATPTLDIAAKTLGIDASTLYRKRKAYGLG from the coding sequence ATGAGCGATGTCAGTTCCGTACCGCGCGAACGCGTACTGCTGATCGATGACGACAGCACCGTGTTGCGCAATTTCCGTCTGTGTCTGGAAGACGCCGGCTATCAGGTCAACACCGCGCACAACGCCAGTTCGGCGTTATCCGCGGTGGCACGCAGCGTCTTCGACGTGTGCGTGCTTGATCTGCATATCGGTGACGAATCGGGACTGGACCTGCTTCCGCAATTGCGCGCCGCAGCGCCATGGATGCGCGTGGTGATGGCCACGGCCGAATCCGATGCGTCGATCGCCGTGGCGACGATGCGCTCGGGCGCGGCGGACTACCTCATCAAGCCCTGCTCGCCCGAGCAGCTCCTGCATGCCATTGCCCGGCAGATCGATGCCCGACGCATGGAGCGGCGCATCGAGGAACTGGAAGACCGGCGCAACGAACCCGCGCTTGAAAGTGTAGAAAGCGCCAATCCGCTAATGGCAAGAATGCTGGAAATTGCACGACAGGCCGCCGAATCGGACGCGACCATTCTGATCCTCGGCGAAAGCGGCACCGGCAAGAACGTGCTGGCACGCGCCATTCACAACTGGAGCAATCGCCGCAAGGCGGCGTTCGCGACTGTCAATTGTCCGTCCCTGTCAGCGGAACTGCTGGAAAGCGAACTGTTCGGTCATGTCAAAGGCGCCTTTACCGGTGCCCACGACCATCGCCAGGGCCGTGTGCAGGTGGCCGAGGGCGGCACGCTCTTTCTCGATGAAATCGGCGAGTTTCCGCTGTCATTGCAGCCGAAGTTCCTGCGCTTCCTGCAGGATCGCGAATACGAACGGGTGGGCGATCCGCGCACACGCAAGGCCGACGTGCGCCTTATCGCCGCCACCAACCGCGACCTGGCCGCCTCGGTCGCCGAAGGCACCTTCCGCGGTGACCTCTACTACCGGCTAAACGTGATCAGTCTCACCGTGCCGGCACTGCGCGAACGACCGGAAGATGTCATGCCGCTGGCGCGCAATCTCCTGACCAGCCTGGTCGCGCGTTACCGGCGTCCGGCGCGGCGGTTTTCCGACTCGGCCACCAACGCGATGATGACCTACTCCTGGCCCGGCAATGTGCGTGAGCTGGCCAACGCGATCGAGCGCGCTGTCATTCTGTGTGCCGGCGAGGAAATCAGCTACGAGCACCTGCCGTTCGCCGCTGCCGGCATGACCGCTTCCATCGCCAGCGCCACGCCGCGTGCCGGCGACCCGGTGACGATCGAGCAGCTGGAGCGGGCGCACATCGAGGCCATTCTCGGCGCGACACCCACCCTCGACATCGCCGCCAAGACCCTGGGCATCGACGCCTCCACGCTGTACCGCAAGCGCAAGGCCTATGGCCTGGGCTGA
- a CDS encoding aspartyl/asparaginyl beta-hydroxylase domain-containing protein: MLAQDEGFEPFLHFDSPAQAETYLRGERGTPAWNAFFFYRHGARNDANAARAPHTMAVLDSLPVVRIRGHAPETLFSVLTPGSHILPHCGVTNTRLVVHLPLIVPPGCALRVGGLDHAWQEGKVVVFDDTYEHEAWNRSDSTRVVMILDTWHPDLTDVERAAITDLVGVIGDFNGAADAA, encoded by the coding sequence ATGCTGGCACAGGACGAAGGCTTCGAACCCTTTCTGCATTTCGATTCGCCGGCGCAGGCGGAAACCTACCTGCGTGGCGAGCGCGGCACCCCGGCCTGGAATGCGTTCTTCTTCTACCGTCACGGTGCGCGCAACGACGCCAACGCCGCGCGCGCGCCGCACACGATGGCCGTGCTCGATTCGCTGCCGGTCGTGCGTATCCGTGGTCACGCACCGGAAACCCTGTTTTCCGTACTCACGCCGGGTTCGCACATCCTGCCGCACTGCGGCGTGACCAATACACGCCTGGTGGTGCACCTGCCGCTGATCGTGCCGCCCGGTTGCGCCCTGCGCGTGGGTGGACTGGATCACGCGTGGCAGGAAGGCAAGGTCGTCGTATTTGACGACACCTACGAACACGAAGCCTGGAACCGCAGCGACAGCACGCGTGTGGTGATGATCCTGGATACCTGGCATCCGGATCTCACCGACGTGGAACGCGCGGCGATCACCGATCTGGTCGGTGTGATCGGCGACTTCAACGGTGCGGCGGACGCCGCCTAG